A genomic stretch from Flavobacterium sp. KS-LB2 includes:
- a CDS encoding carboxypeptidase-like regulatory domain-containing protein: protein MNRFHLFFFFIVQIGCATAQNNTGFFGKVIESKTQNPLGFVVVSIQNTTLMQLTKADGNFSFDTAPTGNLLLLIHSQGFKDALYPIEITEGQMLDLGIIALEEDQSTEQQNSIITLIESDFGEDNSSSESTSGLLQSSRDAFLQAAAFNWGQARFRVRGLDSEHSTMMINGVAMNKIYDGRPQWGEWGGLNDALRNQEFTLGTAPSDYTFGGILGTQEINTRASIYRPGSRITFSGTNTNYSWRTMATHASGMNSRGWAFVVSAGKRWAQEGYFEGTNYDANSFFISLEKKLSEKHSLNLTALYTPNSRAKNSPNTAEVTQLTNVKYNSYWGFQDGEKRNARIKTIEEPTFMLNHYFKISEKANLNSSVMYQFGTIANSNIDYQNANSPDPTYYRKIPSYYSSLYAPDNGEFSGAFIPDYENADKSKAEFLANPQINWPALYQANQNPILDTNGTITGYEPTKSKYVLYEDQVEDETAVATTNLTAQLSENIFLNVGASFKKLKSHNSQKLLDLLGGSYFEDIDAFYSGNQSQSDLNNPDRQVVVGDNYGYNYNFFATTLEAFTQFKFTYNKVDFYLAQNFSSATYQREGLYKNGIYETNSFGKSEKVAFENFGFKAGFNLKISGKQLVTFNAAHLTKAPSLRNTFANSRLNNAIVDGIESENISSLDASYVYRSPKLKARLTAYYSLIKNATQISFFYAEGIFDDGAGYLNTDAFVSQTLTQLNKKNMGAEFSLEYQLSQTFKTTFSAAFGEYTYDSNPQVTLTNDAEATPENTSPVFDFGTASLKNYKQAGMPQRAYSVGIEYRDPKYWWISANVNYLTNSYIDISPISRTEIFYKNPASGFNFPEATEERAATLIKQEKFDPTTLLNLVGGKSWRIYGKNVGIFASINNVLDVIYKTGGYEQARNANFRQINQDVSSGTPSFGPKYFYGYGRTYFVNLYINL, encoded by the coding sequence ATGAATAGATTTCACCTGTTTTTTTTCTTTATAGTTCAAATAGGATGCGCTACAGCACAAAATAATACGGGATTTTTCGGTAAAGTTATCGAATCTAAAACTCAAAATCCACTAGGTTTTGTGGTAGTCAGTATTCAAAATACAACTTTAATGCAACTCACGAAAGCCGATGGTAATTTTAGTTTTGATACGGCTCCTACGGGAAATCTATTGTTACTTATTCACAGTCAAGGATTCAAAGATGCCTTATATCCCATTGAAATTACCGAAGGACAAATGCTGGATTTGGGAATAATTGCGCTAGAAGAAGACCAATCCACAGAACAACAAAACAGTATCATCACACTTATCGAAAGTGACTTTGGTGAGGACAACAGCAGTTCCGAAAGTACTTCCGGACTCCTGCAATCGTCGCGAGATGCTTTTTTGCAAGCCGCTGCTTTCAACTGGGGACAAGCCCGTTTTAGAGTTCGTGGATTAGACAGCGAACATTCTACGATGATGATTAATGGCGTTGCGATGAATAAAATCTATGACGGACGACCACAATGGGGCGAATGGGGTGGATTGAATGATGCGCTTCGCAATCAAGAATTTACACTCGGAACCGCTCCTTCGGATTATACCTTTGGCGGTATTTTAGGAACACAGGAAATCAACACACGGGCTTCTATTTACAGGCCTGGTTCCCGAATTACATTTTCAGGAACCAATACCAATTACAGTTGGCGCACGATGGCAACCCATGCTTCTGGAATGAATTCCCGCGGTTGGGCTTTTGTAGTTTCCGCGGGAAAACGTTGGGCACAGGAAGGGTATTTTGAAGGGACCAATTATGATGCGAATTCCTTTTTTATAAGTCTTGAAAAAAAATTAAGCGAGAAACATTCGTTGAATCTAACCGCACTTTACACGCCCAATTCCAGAGCTAAAAATTCACCAAACACCGCCGAAGTAACACAATTGACGAACGTGAAATACAATTCCTATTGGGGTTTTCAAGATGGTGAAAAGAGAAATGCGCGTATAAAAACTATTGAAGAACCTACCTTTATGCTGAATCATTATTTTAAAATTAGCGAAAAGGCCAATCTGAATTCGAGTGTGATGTATCAATTTGGAACAATTGCTAACAGCAATATCGATTATCAAAATGCCAATAGTCCAGATCCTACTTATTATAGAAAAATACCTAGTTATTACAGTTCTCTGTATGCGCCAGATAATGGTGAGTTTTCTGGAGCATTTATTCCTGATTATGAGAATGCAGATAAAAGCAAAGCGGAATTTTTGGCCAATCCTCAAATTAATTGGCCCGCTTTGTACCAAGCCAATCAAAATCCAATTTTGGATACTAATGGAACCATTACGGGATACGAACCTACAAAAAGTAAGTATGTTTTGTACGAAGATCAAGTAGAGGATGAAACGGCGGTGGCGACAACAAATTTGACTGCGCAACTCTCAGAAAATATCTTTTTGAATGTTGGAGCGTCATTCAAAAAACTAAAATCGCATAATTCACAAAAATTGTTGGATTTGCTTGGCGGTTCTTATTTTGAAGATATCGACGCTTTTTATAGCGGAAATCAATCGCAATCTGATCTCAATAATCCAGACCGTCAAGTTGTTGTTGGCGATAACTATGGATATAATTATAATTTTTTTGCTACTACTTTGGAGGCATTTACCCAATTCAAATTCACCTACAATAAAGTAGATTTTTATCTGGCTCAGAATTTTTCTAGTGCTACTTATCAAAGGGAAGGCTTATACAAAAACGGAATCTATGAAACCAATTCCTTCGGTAAAAGTGAAAAAGTTGCGTTTGAAAACTTTGGGTTCAAAGCCGGATTCAATTTGAAAATCTCCGGCAAACAGTTGGTTACTTTTAATGCGGCACATTTGACTAAAGCGCCTTCTTTGCGAAATACGTTTGCAAATTCTCGATTGAATAATGCAATTGTAGATGGAATCGAAAGTGAGAACATCAGTAGTTTGGACGCGAGTTATGTGTATCGGTCTCCAAAACTGAAAGCGCGATTGACGGCTTATTATTCCCTGATAAAAAATGCGACTCAAATTTCCTTCTTTTATGCCGAAGGGATTTTTGATGATGGCGCTGGATATTTAAACACAGATGCTTTTGTGAGCCAAACATTAACGCAATTAAACAAGAAGAATATGGGAGCTGAATTTAGTTTGGAATATCAATTAAGCCAAACTTTTAAAACCACTTTTTCAGCTGCTTTTGGCGAATATACGTATGACAGTAATCCACAGGTGACGTTGACGAACGATGCCGAAGCAACTCCAGAGAATACCAGTCCGGTTTTTGATTTTGGAACGGCTTCCCTAAAAAATTACAAACAAGCGGGAATGCCACAACGCGCATATTCTGTGGGAATTGAATATCGAGATCCAAAATATTGGTGGATTAGCGCCAATGTAAATTACCTTACCAACAGTTATATTGATATTTCGCCTATTTCCAGAACTGAAATATTTTATAAAAATCCCGCAAGCGGTTTCAATTTCCCAGAAGCTACTGAGGAACGGGCAGCAACACTGATAAAACAAGAGAAGTTTGATCCAACCACGTTGCTCAATCTTGTGGGTGGAAAATCATGGCGGATCTACGGAAAGAATGTTGGGATTTTTGCCAGTATCAATAATGTGCTTGATGTTATATATAAAACGGGTGGTTACGAACAAGCCCGAAATGCTAATTTCAGGCAAATTAATCAAGATGTTTCCAGTGGTACGCCTTCTTTTGGACCAAAATATTTCTACGGATACGGAAGAACGTATTTCGTGAATCTTTATATCAACCTATAA
- a CDS encoding glycoside hydrolase family 97 protein, which produces MKQFLFTALMWLAFFNPAQSQQLKSPNGKFVMEFSLQNDGTPSYSLNYKNKAVVKPSKLGLELKNDKKSLLNDFTVVDTKTATFDENWKPVWGEVASIRNHYNELAVTLNQKKTDRQIVIRFRLFDDGLGFRYEFPSQKNLTYFVIKEERTQFAMTGDHTAFWIPGDYDTQEYDYTTSKLSEIRGLAEKAKTANVSQTSFSLTGVQTSLMLKTADGLYINLHEAALIDYSCMHLNLDDATMVFESWLTPDAKGDKGYMQAPNHSPWRTIIVSDDAREILASKMTLNLNDPNKIEDTSWIKPVKYVGVWWEMITGKSSWAYTDEFPTVQLGVTDFSKAKPNGKHGANNANVKKYIDFAAKHGFDAVLVEGWNEGWEDWFGHSKDYVFDFLTPYPDFDVKGLHEYAKSKGVKMMMHHETSGSVRNYERHMDKAYQFMKDNGYDAVKSGYVGSIIENGGNHYNQFMNNHYQFAIEKAADYKIMLNAHEAVRPTGIARTYPNLIGNEAARGTEYQSFGGSKPNHVTVLPFTRLVGGPMDYTPGIFEMDLSKMNKDNNSHVNSTLANQLALYVTMYSPLQMAADTPENYDRFPDAFQFIKDVAVDWTDSKYLEAEPGQYVTVARQAKGTNNWFVGNVNGDTSRTSTIKFDFLEKGKKYEATIYADAKDAHYKTNPQAYTIRKMTVTNKSKLAQLSAPGGGYAISIIEIKK; this is translated from the coding sequence ATGAAGCAATTTCTTTTCACAGCCCTAATGTGGCTCGCGTTTTTTAACCCTGCACAATCGCAGCAGTTAAAATCACCAAATGGAAAATTTGTAATGGAGTTCTCCTTACAAAACGACGGAACTCCAAGTTACAGTTTAAATTACAAAAATAAAGCAGTTGTAAAACCAAGTAAATTGGGTCTTGAGTTAAAAAATGACAAAAAATCGTTGTTAAATGACTTTACTGTTGTTGATACAAAGACAGCCACTTTTGATGAAAACTGGAAACCAGTTTGGGGAGAAGTAGCCTCCATTCGCAATCATTATAACGAATTGGCAGTAACCTTAAATCAAAAAAAAACCGATAGACAAATTGTGATTCGTTTCCGTTTGTTTGACGATGGTTTAGGTTTCCGTTATGAATTCCCTTCGCAAAAAAACCTTACTTATTTTGTAATCAAAGAAGAAAGAACGCAATTTGCAATGACAGGAGATCATACAGCGTTTTGGATCCCAGGTGATTATGATACCCAAGAATATGATTACACTACCTCAAAATTATCAGAAATCAGAGGATTGGCTGAAAAAGCAAAAACGGCAAATGTATCCCAAACTTCTTTTTCTTTGACAGGAGTTCAAACTTCGTTAATGTTAAAAACCGCGGACGGATTGTATATCAATTTACATGAAGCAGCATTAATCGATTATTCTTGCATGCATTTGAATTTGGATGATGCAACCATGGTTTTCGAATCTTGGTTGACACCAGATGCAAAAGGAGACAAAGGATACATGCAGGCTCCAAATCATTCGCCTTGGCGTACCATAATTGTTAGTGATGATGCGAGAGAAATTTTGGCTTCAAAAATGACGTTGAACTTAAATGACCCTAACAAAATTGAAGATACGTCATGGATAAAACCGGTTAAATACGTCGGTGTTTGGTGGGAAATGATTACCGGAAAAAGCTCTTGGGCGTATACGGATGAATTTCCTACGGTACAACTTGGCGTTACTGATTTTTCAAAAGCAAAACCAAATGGAAAACATGGTGCTAATAACGCCAATGTGAAAAAATATATTGATTTTGCAGCGAAACACGGTTTTGATGCGGTTTTAGTAGAAGGTTGGAATGAAGGTTGGGAAGACTGGTTTGGTCATTCTAAGGATTATGTTTTTGATTTTCTGACTCCATATCCAGATTTTGATGTCAAAGGATTACATGAATATGCCAAATCAAAAGGCGTTAAAATGATGATGCACCATGAAACTTCGGGTTCGGTACGTAACTACGAGCGTCACATGGATAAAGCGTATCAGTTTATGAAAGACAATGGATACGATGCTGTAAAAAGTGGTTATGTAGGTTCTATCATTGAAAACGGTGGAAATCATTATAACCAATTTATGAATAACCACTATCAATTCGCAATAGAAAAAGCTGCTGATTATAAAATTATGCTGAACGCGCATGAGGCGGTTCGTCCAACAGGAATTGCAAGAACGTATCCAAACTTAATTGGTAATGAAGCTGCACGCGGAACAGAATATCAATCTTTTGGTGGTTCTAAACCAAATCACGTTACTGTGTTGCCTTTTACACGTTTAGTGGGTGGACCGATGGATTACACTCCTGGAATTTTTGAAATGGATTTGAGTAAAATGAATAAGGACAACAACTCCCATGTAAATAGTACCCTTGCAAATCAATTGGCATTATATGTAACGATGTACAGTCCGTTGCAAATGGCAGCTGATACTCCAGAAAATTATGATCGTTTTCCAGATGCTTTTCAGTTTATCAAAGATGTAGCGGTAGATTGGACTGACAGTAAATACTTGGAAGCAGAACCAGGACAATATGTAACCGTTGCGCGTCAAGCAAAAGGAACAAACAATTGGTTCGTTGGTAATGTAAATGGCGATACTTCTCGTACCTCAACCATCAAATTTGATTTCTTGGAAAAAGGAAAAAAATATGAGGCAACGATTTATGCTGATGCAAAAGATGCACATTATAAAACAAATCCGCAAGCGTATACGATTCGCAAAATGACGGTAACCAACAAATCAAAACTAGCACAACTTAGTGCTCCAGGTGGCGGTTATGCGATAAGCATTATTGAAATCAAAAAGTAA
- a CDS encoding Gfo/Idh/MocA family oxidoreductase: MDKIKTALLSYGMSGKVFHAPFIAFHPGFELLGSWERSKKLIHQDFPEVKSYATIEELLEDDVDLVVVNTPVETHYEYAKKVLLAGKHALVEKAFTTTVAQAQELAAIAKEKGLKLAVFQNRRWDSDFKTVQKIILDEVLGEIVEAEFHFDRYNPILSPKQHKETANSGAGILKDLGPHLIDQALCLFGLPKAVFADIRITREHSLVDDYIDILLYYSTLRVRLKAGFFVREAIPAFVVHGKKGSFLKVRGDVQEDELKLGKKPNLHAWGKESSDKKGFLHTEINGAITKEFIPTLQGNYYDFFDGVYKSITQDAMEPVTAQDGLHVMQIIEAAIESSAQKKAIDL; encoded by the coding sequence ATGGATAAAATAAAAACAGCATTATTGTCTTATGGCATGTCCGGCAAAGTATTTCACGCGCCTTTCATCGCCTTTCATCCCGGATTTGAACTACTCGGTTCATGGGAAAGAAGTAAAAAATTAATTCACCAGGATTTTCCGGAAGTGAAAAGTTACGCCACAATAGAAGAATTGTTGGAAGATGATGTTGATTTAGTGGTCGTAAATACGCCCGTAGAAACCCATTATGAATATGCGAAGAAAGTTTTACTGGCTGGAAAACATGCGTTGGTCGAAAAAGCATTTACTACAACCGTTGCCCAAGCGCAGGAATTAGCGGCTATTGCCAAAGAAAAAGGATTGAAACTTGCTGTTTTCCAAAATAGAAGATGGGACAGTGATTTTAAAACCGTACAGAAAATTATTTTAGATGAGGTTTTGGGCGAAATTGTAGAAGCCGAATTTCATTTTGATCGTTACAATCCGATTTTAAGTCCAAAGCAACACAAAGAAACGGCCAATTCAGGTGCAGGAATTCTCAAGGATTTGGGACCGCATTTGATTGATCAAGCATTGTGTTTATTTGGTTTGCCAAAAGCTGTTTTTGCAGATATTCGTATCACAAGAGAACATTCTTTAGTAGATGATTACATTGATATTTTACTGTATTATTCCACTTTGCGTGTCCGATTAAAAGCAGGATTCTTTGTGCGCGAAGCTATCCCTGCATTTGTGGTTCATGGCAAGAAAGGTTCTTTCCTGAAAGTGCGTGGCGATGTGCAGGAAGATGAATTAAAATTAGGAAAAAAACCAAATTTACATGCGTGGGGAAAGGAATCTTCTGATAAAAAAGGATTTTTGCATACGGAGATAAATGGGGCCATTACAAAAGAATTTATCCCAACACTTCAGGGGAATTATTACGACTTTTTTGATGGTGTTTATAAGTCAATTACACAAGATGCTATGGAACCAGTTACGGCACAAGATGGTCTTCATGTGATGCAAATTATTGAAGCTGCCATTGAAAGTAGCGCTCAGAAAAAAGCAATTGATTTGTAA
- a CDS encoding MFS transporter: protein MIDLNFLGRSKTKAKFKKTYKDAKISYLNRTRWAVSMFYFGMGLCFATWASRIPDIKTALQLSEGDLGSILFALPLGQLVIMPFSGKLVTRFGSNRILIVSLLFYVFCLTNLGLAVQAWQLSLGLFLFGIFGNLSNIAVNTQGVYTEVLFKKTIMSSFHGMWSFAGFTGALVGLGMLALELNPYRHFLIVGGIVLLMIAFNYKFLIKAKETIKTEKKKLFSKPDSSLIWLGIIGFCCMASEGVMFDWSGVYFKDVIKAPGPLVILGYTSFMIMMAGGRFLGDGLIHKFGRKTVLQISGVMISAGLFTAVFFPFVIPATIAFMFVGLGVSTIVPTVYSVAGKNPNVSPSVALTTVSSVSFLGFLMGPPVIGYIAELFSLRFSFAFIGIFGVLIALMVSRIKAIE from the coding sequence TTGATAGATTTAAACTTTTTAGGACGCTCAAAAACCAAAGCAAAATTCAAAAAAACATACAAAGACGCTAAGATTTCCTATTTGAACAGAACGCGTTGGGCCGTTTCTATGTTTTATTTTGGAATGGGACTATGTTTTGCCACTTGGGCAAGCCGAATTCCGGATATAAAAACTGCATTGCAGTTAAGTGAAGGCGATTTAGGAAGTATTTTATTTGCGTTGCCATTAGGACAATTAGTAATCATGCCTTTTTCTGGTAAATTAGTCACCCGTTTTGGGAGCAACCGTATTCTTATAGTATCCTTGCTTTTTTATGTTTTTTGTCTGACTAATTTAGGTCTGGCTGTTCAAGCTTGGCAACTGTCGTTGGGATTATTTTTATTTGGAATTTTTGGTAATTTATCGAATATCGCTGTCAATACACAAGGGGTTTATACTGAAGTCCTTTTCAAGAAAACGATTATGTCTTCTTTTCATGGAATGTGGAGTTTTGCCGGGTTCACGGGAGCTTTAGTAGGGTTAGGGATGCTGGCTTTAGAATTGAATCCCTACCGACATTTTTTGATCGTTGGCGGAATAGTGCTATTGATGATTGCTTTTAATTATAAATTCTTGATCAAAGCCAAAGAAACTATCAAAACCGAAAAGAAAAAACTTTTTTCAAAACCCGACAGTTCCTTAATTTGGTTGGGAATAATTGGTTTTTGTTGTATGGCTAGTGAAGGCGTCATGTTTGACTGGAGTGGTGTTTATTTCAAAGATGTCATCAAGGCTCCCGGACCATTAGTGATTTTGGGATATACTTCCTTTATGATTATGATGGCAGGAGGACGCTTTTTAGGTGACGGTCTTATCCATAAATTTGGTCGGAAAACCGTCTTACAAATCAGTGGAGTTATGATTTCAGCAGGACTTTTTACAGCCGTATTTTTCCCCTTTGTTATTCCCGCAACCATTGCCTTTATGTTTGTTGGTTTAGGAGTTTCTACCATAGTGCCCACAGTCTACAGCGTTGCCGGAAAAAATCCTAATGTATCACCAAGCGTTGCCTTGACTACAGTTTCCAGCGTCAGTTTTCTAGGTTTTTTGATGGGGCCGCCAGTTATTGGATATATTGCGGAGTTGTTTAGCTTGCGATTTTCATTCGCGTTCATCGGTATCTTTGGAGTTTTAATTGCGTTAATGGTTTCCAGAATCAAAGCAATAGAATAA
- a CDS encoding NADH:flavin oxidoreductase/NADH oxidase, translating into MASKLFSPLQIKSITLKNRIVISPMCQYSAVDGFANDWHLVHLGSRASGGAGLIIQEATSVSPEGRISPEDLGLWKDEQIEKMQQINQFIGSQNSVPGIQLAHAGRKASAASPWNGGRKVSVEQGGWDTVAPSAVAYHHTENAPIALDKNGIQKVIIDFKSATKRAVQVGFQVMEIHAAHGYLLHQFLSPLSNFRTDEYGGSFENRIRLTLDVVAAVQSEWPDNLPLFVRISATDWAEGGWNAEESVQLSKILKEKGVDLIDVSSGGAVSHQQIPLGPNYQVPFAESIKKETGILTGAVGLITEAVQAEEIIASGKADLVLFARESLRNPNLGLTFAHDLEAEIEWPKQYERAKK; encoded by the coding sequence ATGGCTTCAAAATTATTTTCCCCACTCCAAATAAAAAGTATTACACTTAAAAACAGAATTGTAATTTCTCCGATGTGCCAATATTCAGCTGTTGATGGCTTTGCCAATGATTGGCATTTGGTACACCTTGGTAGTCGTGCTAGTGGCGGCGCCGGATTAATCATTCAGGAAGCGACTTCAGTTTCTCCAGAAGGTCGAATTTCTCCTGAAGATTTAGGACTTTGGAAAGACGAGCAAATCGAGAAAATGCAGCAGATTAATCAATTTATTGGCAGTCAAAACTCAGTTCCCGGAATCCAATTGGCGCATGCCGGACGAAAAGCAAGTGCAGCATCACCTTGGAACGGTGGTAGGAAAGTTTCCGTTGAACAAGGCGGTTGGGATACCGTGGCGCCAAGTGCTGTGGCGTATCATCACACTGAAAACGCTCCTATTGCTTTAGATAAAAACGGAATTCAAAAAGTAATTATTGATTTTAAATCGGCTACAAAAAGAGCGGTGCAAGTTGGTTTTCAGGTAATGGAAATCCACGCTGCACACGGCTATTTGTTGCATCAGTTTCTTTCCCCTCTATCTAATTTTAGAACTGATGAATACGGTGGAAGTTTTGAAAACCGAATCCGTTTGACACTTGATGTTGTAGCAGCAGTTCAGTCAGAATGGCCAGATAATTTGCCTTTATTCGTTAGAATTTCGGCTACAGACTGGGCAGAAGGTGGATGGAATGCTGAGGAATCCGTGCAGCTTTCGAAAATATTAAAAGAAAAAGGAGTCGACTTAATTGATGTTTCCTCGGGTGGAGCAGTTTCACACCAACAAATTCCGTTAGGACCAAATTACCAAGTCCCTTTTGCCGAAAGCATAAAAAAAGAAACTGGAATCCTAACAGGCGCAGTTGGTTTAATCACCGAGGCTGTTCAAGCCGAGGAAATCATTGCATCTGGAAAAGCAGATTTAGTGTTATTCGCCAGAGAATCACTTAGAAATCCTAATCTTGGATTGACATTTGCCCATGATTTAGAAGCTGAAATTGAATGGCCAAAACAATACGAAAGAGCTAAAAAATAA
- a CDS encoding DUF5689 domain-containing protein has product MKSKFYKSVLFLLLTITFGSCVTDEVVAPKLVCTQPDLATNKSVSEVHAVANAIVTQYKYDDIIEAYVVSSDESGNFFKSISFQTLATATTPAIGFSVPVDATNLYIDYRLGNKVYIKLKDQYTDISFGGMRIGSIFVNSYNEGGVGRLSQNEYKKVLNASCTNVKEEALVRSLTMSELLNDSNLNTLVELSDVQFSALAIGRHYFEETNNVGGATNWGLVDKLGNQVYFRTSSFSDFATKIVPNGSGKVRGILTKYGSDYQLLPRSEKDVVMTGTRAVPFFSQDFEKVVDKSNLSLPGWANMVQKGTLFWKGTVYSGNGYAEFAISGTKVVSNIAWLISPKIDMDVHTKEVLTFRTAQHHLDVDSQLNSLEVYVSSNFDGLNIATATWIPLVVNLPKQATPWYQFVGSGAVDLSSYKGKINIAFKYTGSGKNLALDGAFQVDDVQVFGD; this is encoded by the coding sequence ATGAAATCAAAATTTTACAAATCGGTTCTATTTTTACTGTTGACAATCACATTTGGTAGTTGCGTGACAGATGAGGTTGTGGCTCCAAAACTAGTTTGTACGCAGCCGGATTTAGCTACAAATAAATCAGTGAGCGAAGTTCATGCGGTTGCGAATGCCATTGTAACGCAATACAAATACGATGATATCATTGAGGCATATGTGGTTTCCAGTGATGAATCGGGGAATTTTTTCAAGTCGATTTCCTTTCAGACTTTGGCAACAGCCACAACCCCAGCAATTGGATTTAGCGTTCCTGTAGACGCTACTAACTTGTATATTGATTATAGATTGGGCAATAAAGTATACATCAAGTTGAAAGACCAATACACGGATATTTCATTCGGTGGAATGCGTATCGGAAGTATTTTTGTGAATTCCTATAATGAAGGCGGAGTAGGGCGGCTTTCGCAAAATGAGTATAAAAAAGTGTTGAATGCGTCGTGTACGAATGTCAAAGAGGAGGCTTTAGTTCGCTCGTTAACCATGTCGGAATTGTTAAACGATTCCAATTTGAATACATTGGTAGAATTGTCTGATGTGCAGTTTTCAGCTTTGGCAATTGGTCGTCATTATTTTGAAGAAACCAATAATGTGGGCGGTGCGACGAATTGGGGATTGGTTGATAAATTAGGCAATCAAGTGTATTTTAGAACGAGTAGTTTTTCTGATTTTGCAACTAAAATAGTTCCCAATGGAAGCGGAAAAGTGAGAGGAATTTTGACAAAATATGGAAGTGATTACCAATTATTGCCCCGTTCTGAAAAAGATGTGGTCATGACTGGAACCAGAGCAGTTCCTTTTTTCTCTCAAGATTTTGAAAAAGTTGTCGATAAGTCGAATTTAAGTCTTCCCGGTTGGGCGAATATGGTCCAAAAAGGAACGCTTTTTTGGAAAGGCACGGTGTATTCCGGAAATGGGTATGCAGAGTTTGCCATTAGCGGAACCAAAGTTGTTTCGAATATTGCTTGGTTGATTTCTCCAAAAATTGACATGGATGTTCATACGAAAGAAGTATTAACTTTTAGAACGGCCCAGCACCACTTAGATGTTGATTCCCAGTTAAATTCTTTGGAAGTTTATGTTTCCAGTAATTTTGACGGGTTGAATATTGCAACTGCAACGTGGATTCCATTAGTGGTAAATTTACCCAAACAAGCCACGCCTTGGTATCAATTTGTAGGCAGTGGCGCAGTAGATTTATCTTCTTATAAAGGCAAAATCAATATCGCTTTTAAATATACCGGTTCCGGAAAAAATCTTGCTTTGGATGGTGCTTTTCAAGTAGATGATGTTCAGGTTTTTGGTGATTAA
- a CDS encoding FKBP-type peptidyl-prolyl cis-trans isomerase, whose protein sequence is MKSTLLALVSLLFVSCLSDNEASKPVDYTVQNEKEIVDYIAKNNLTATKTDSGLYYVVNEAGTGTQPTASSNVTVAYKGYFTNGNVFDQSNAAGISFGLNQVIKGWTEGIPFFKEGGNGVLLIPSHLGYGGNDNGPIPGGSVLIFDVKLIKVN, encoded by the coding sequence ATGAAATCTACTTTATTAGCATTAGTTTCTTTACTATTTGTCTCTTGTTTGTCGGATAACGAAGCATCAAAACCTGTTGATTACACGGTTCAAAACGAAAAAGAAATTGTGGATTATATTGCCAAAAATAATTTAACAGCGACAAAAACGGATTCCGGTTTGTATTATGTGGTTAATGAAGCAGGAACCGGAACTCAACCAACAGCTTCATCTAATGTAACGGTAGCGTACAAAGGGTATTTTACTAATGGAAATGTTTTTGATCAAAGCAATGCTGCAGGTATTTCATTTGGTTTGAACCAAGTGATAAAAGGATGGACAGAAGGTATTCCCTTTTTTAAAGAAGGTGGAAACGGAGTGCTGTTAATTCCGTCTCATTTGGGGTATGGAGGCAATGACAACGGACCTATTCCTGGAGGTTCGGTACTTATTTTTGATGTCAAATTGATTAAAGTAAATTAG